Genomic segment of Tissierellales bacterium:
GATTTGAATTTAGGATATTTTGCTCTTTTTTGAAAAAAGTTTTTAAAAGCAGTATCTAAATTTCTAAGAGATGACTGAAGTGAAACACTATCTACTTCTTTAAGCCAAGATAATTCTTTTTTCAATGCTGTCAATTCTTTGGCTTGATTGACGTAAGTAGTTGATTTTTTTTCGCTTTTATATAATTCTATTCTCTGATTAAGAAAAAGATTGTATGTATATCTTACACAACCAAAAGTCTTTTGTATCAAAAGTATTTGTTCTTTATTAGGATATATCCTAAACTTAAAAGCTTTATTGATTTTCATAGATGTTCACACCTCCCTCACGTTTTAATTGTATCGCATTTAAAGTTAGCTGTACATGTGAATATTTGGTAAAAGA
This window contains:
- a CDS encoding helix-turn-helix domain-containing protein; amino-acid sequence: MKINKAFKFRIYPNKEQILLIQKTFGCVRYTYNLFLNQRIELYKSEKKSTTYVNQAKELTALKKELSWLKEVDSVSLQSSLRNLDTAFKNFFQKRAKYPKFKS